Proteins encoded in a region of the Malaciobacter mytili LMG 24559 genome:
- a CDS encoding potassium channel family protein: MRNSSLFIILYRMRIPFLVIIVAYTIAITGLLIIDGRDANGNPYHMSIFDAFYFVSYMATTIGFGETPYEFTYSQRIWVSISIYITVVGWFYGVGSLVRLLQDKLFLNEIEKSKFRRQIKRLKQKFIIVLGYNQITSEIIKRAIQQDIRTVVIEKSEERGNDLLLENFTPTVPLLIADAHSSVALEEAGIKKHNCKGLVSLFEDDSLNLRIALTSKLLNKNVKLAIKSTTENHSENLKDLDVEIIANPFLIISNEINMALNAPNLLKLEKWLYKVDTLNSALPLFPKGKYIICGFGRMGKSVYDKLKTNNIEAHFIEIDSNKNIDYIKNRTTSLTYANADDKDTLIEIGIRDSVAIIAATNNDTTNLSILATAKKLNPKIMTIVRENEMEDFSIFENANIDHIFMPAKILINKTTNALINPLSDVFIRSISNKDEAWAAKLVRRLFETIDENPLLFEVEINFEDAPEITRYLKTKQELSLNIFRVSLHNKELKNNIVPLLLLRNNEEILLPSWEFELKLDDKILFACDLHAKNDMEYIAQNIYEFYYALTGKEKRTILKGLFK; encoded by the coding sequence GTGAGAAATAGTTCACTATTCATCATTCTTTATAGGATGAGAATACCCTTTTTAGTAATAATTGTTGCTTATACAATAGCAATTACAGGATTATTAATTATTGATGGTAGGGATGCAAATGGTAATCCTTACCATATGTCTATTTTTGATGCTTTTTATTTTGTAAGTTATATGGCTACAACAATAGGTTTTGGTGAAACTCCTTATGAATTTACATATTCTCAAAGAATTTGGGTTAGTATTTCTATTTATATTACTGTTGTTGGATGGTTTTATGGAGTAGGGTCTTTAGTTAGACTTTTACAAGATAAACTTTTTTTAAATGAAATAGAAAAAAGTAAATTTAGAAGGCAAATTAAAAGATTAAAACAAAAGTTTATTATTGTTTTAGGCTATAATCAAATTACAAGTGAAATTATAAAAAGAGCAATTCAACAAGATATTAGAACAGTTGTAATTGAAAAAAGTGAAGAAAGAGGAAATGATTTACTTCTTGAAAACTTTACTCCAACAGTTCCTTTACTAATTGCTGATGCTCATAGTTCTGTAGCTTTAGAAGAAGCAGGAATTAAAAAACATAACTGCAAGGGATTGGTTTCTTTATTTGAAGATGATTCTTTAAATCTTAGAATAGCACTTACTTCTAAACTATTAAATAAAAATGTAAAACTTGCCATAAAATCAACAACAGAAAATCATTCAGAAAATTTAAAAGATTTGGATGTTGAAATAATTGCAAACCCTTTTTTAATAATTTCAAATGAAATAAATATGGCATTAAATGCCCCAAATTTATTAAAGCTTGAAAAATGGCTATATAAAGTTGATACTTTAAACTCAGCACTTCCTCTTTTCCCTAAAGGTAAATATATAATTTGTGGATTTGGAAGAATGGGAAAAAGTGTATATGATAAATTAAAAACTAATAATATTGAAGCTCATTTTATTGAAATAGATTCTAATAAAAATATTGATTATATAAAAAATAGAACAACTTCACTAACTTATGCAAATGCTGATGATAAAGATACTTTAATTGAAATTGGAATAAGAGATTCTGTGGCAATTATTGCTGCAACAAATAATGATACAACTAATTTATCTATTTTAGCAACTGCAAAAAAATTAAATCCTAAAATTATGACTATTGTAAGAGAAAATGAAATGGAAGATTTTTCTATTTTTGAAAATGCTAATATTGATCATATTTTTATGCCAGCAAAAATTCTAATAAATAAAACAACTAATGCTTTAATAAATCCCCTTTCTGATGTTTTTATTAGAAGTATTTCAAATAAAGATGAAGCTTGGGCTGCAAAATTAGTTCGAAGATTATTTGAAACAATTGATGAAAATCCTTTATTATTTGAAGTTGAAATAAATTTTGAAGATGCACCAGAAATTACTAGATATTTAAAAACAAAGCAAGAGTTATCTCTAAATATATTTAGAGTATCATTACATAATAAAGAACTAAAAAATAATATAGTTCCTTTATTATTATTAAGAAATAATGAAGAAATTTTACTTCCTTCTTGGGAGTTTGAATTAAAATTAGATGATAAAATTTTATTTGCTTGTGATTTACATGCTAAAAATGATATGGAATATATTGCACAAAATATATATGAGTTTTATTATGCCTTAACAGGTAAAGAAAAAAGAACAATTTTAAAAGGATTATTTAAATGA
- a CDS encoding DUF6394 family protein gives MNLDKVIAGFFIILAMTLNFGFFYGDMDSLEMHSKYELFAAIIINIIATTMKLGDKTQMGSVLLATSLVADIQLIAAATIWTVAEYAYSVDKEIVGMIISLSGGALLANITSVALYVGETIKSKR, from the coding sequence ATGAATCTAGATAAGGTAATTGCAGGTTTTTTTATTATTTTAGCTATGACTTTAAACTTTGGATTTTTTTATGGCGATATGGATTCTTTAGAAATGCATAGCAAATATGAACTTTTTGCTGCAATTATTATAAATATTATAGCTACAACAATGAAACTTGGTGATAAAACACAAATGGGTTCAGTTTTATTGGCAACTTCATTAGTTGCTGATATTCAATTAATTGCTGCTGCAACTATTTGGACAGTAGCTGAATATGCTTATAGTGTTGATAAAGAAATAGTAGGAATGATTATTTCATTATCAGGTGGAGCTTTACTTGCTAATATCACATCTGTTGCACTATATGTTGGTGAAACAATTAAATCTAAAAGATAG
- a CDS encoding FMN-binding glutamate synthase family protein, whose protein sequence is MNDLVLIIDIMIGLFVIIIIAWYVHDKYVQRDHQLLVNYPIIGRLRYLFEEFREPFRQYFGDEKFYESKDKLDWVYKAARDLPNYASFSPSQPLPKPKFMLRHATIVLNENEVDTHFEVSFGENRKYPYTAKSIIARSAMSDGSISPEGTRAFVRGSFMGNFPINSGEGGLTSNFFVTHRNYKPEYMTVVHGTLFQKLVKRLVQKLFNGAMAADAYRSLVFKKDPEAETYVFDLKTEIFHRPNWEAPLENFPTEVPEDMPDIILQLSSGLYGARDKKGNFDPDRYQKTMRFCKMTEIKLAQGAKQTGGKLIAEKVTPAIAYYRNVEPHKDLFSPNRFPYANSIEELFDFVGTLQELSGKPVGIKIVISDIENIEPFAKEIRKRIDEGNKAYPDFISVDGGSGGSATAPIEMMERIGLNARDSIYLVNKILKDYGVRDKVKIVASGKVLTPDDLIIIMSLGADFVQIARGFMMSAGCIRARYCSGTNGHECPVGLATQNKKKRKKYFVYKHAKYVRDYHNNLLKGVRSLLAVMGLKNVNQLNQHRLIFVDKDSKVHDNIDNVFKRRLDIGKDLGDEYHESR, encoded by the coding sequence ATGAATGATTTAGTGTTAATCATTGATATTATGATTGGTCTTTTCGTAATTATTATTATTGCTTGGTATGTACATGATAAATATGTACAAAGAGACCATCAATTATTAGTTAATTATCCAATTATAGGTAGGTTAAGGTATCTTTTTGAAGAGTTTAGAGAACCTTTTAGACAATATTTTGGTGATGAAAAATTTTATGAGTCAAAAGATAAACTTGATTGGGTATATAAAGCTGCAAGAGATTTACCAAACTATGCTTCTTTTTCTCCTTCTCAACCTTTGCCAAAACCAAAATTTATGTTAAGGCATGCAACAATTGTTTTAAATGAAAATGAAGTAGATACTCATTTTGAAGTATCATTTGGAGAAAATAGAAAATATCCATATACAGCTAAATCAATTATTGCAAGATCAGCTATGAGTGATGGTTCTATTTCACCTGAGGGTACAAGAGCTTTTGTTAGAGGTTCTTTTATGGGTAATTTTCCTATTAACTCAGGAGAGGGTGGTTTAACATCAAATTTCTTTGTTACACATAGAAATTATAAACCTGAATATATGACTGTTGTTCATGGAACTTTATTTCAAAAGTTAGTTAAAAGATTAGTGCAGAAACTATTTAATGGTGCAATGGCTGCTGATGCTTATAGAAGCTTAGTTTTTAAAAAGGACCCAGAAGCAGAAACTTATGTTTTCGATTTAAAAACAGAAATTTTTCATAGACCAAATTGGGAAGCACCTTTAGAAAACTTTCCAACTGAAGTTCCTGAAGATATGCCTGATATTATTTTACAATTAAGTTCAGGATTATATGGGGCAAGGGATAAAAAAGGAAATTTTGATCCAGATAGGTATCAAAAAACTATGAGATTTTGTAAAATGACAGAGATTAAGCTTGCTCAGGGTGCAAAACAAACAGGTGGTAAATTAATTGCTGAAAAGGTAACTCCAGCAATTGCCTATTATAGAAATGTTGAACCACATAAAGATTTATTTTCACCTAATAGATTTCCTTATGCAAATTCAATAGAAGAGTTATTTGATTTTGTAGGGACTTTACAAGAGTTATCTGGAAAACCTGTTGGAATTAAAATAGTAATTTCAGATATTGAAAATATTGAACCATTTGCAAAAGAAATAAGAAAAAGAATTGATGAGGGAAATAAAGCTTATCCTGATTTTATATCTGTTGATGGAGGAAGTGGTGGAAGTGCAACTGCTCCTATTGAGATGATGGAAAGAATTGGGTTAAATGCAAGAGACTCTATATATTTAGTAAATAAAATTTTAAAAGATTATGGGGTAAGAGATAAAGTAAAAATTGTTGCAAGTGGAAAAGTTTTAACACCAGATGATTTAATTATTATTATGTCATTGGGTGCTGATTTTGTACAAATTGCAAGAGGTTTTATGATGAGTGCAGGGTGTATTAGAGCTAGATACTGTTCTGGAACGAATGGCCACGAGTGTCCTGTTGGACTTGCAACTCAAAATAAGAAAAAAAGAAAAAAATATTTTGTATATAAACATGCAAAATATGTAAGAGACTATCATAATAATCTATTAAAAGGTGTAAGAAGTTTACTTGCTGTAATGGGATTAAAAAATGTTAATCAATTAAATCAACATAGGCTAATATTTGTAGATAAAGACTCTAAAGTACATGATAATATAGATAATGTATTTAAAAGAAGACTTGATATTGGTAAAGATTTAGGAGATGAATACCATGAATCTAGATAA
- a CDS encoding DMT family transporter, whose amino-acid sequence MKEDVSLGIKYMLIASLLFAFMGASAKELSDSISSVEVVFFRNLFGVVLILFSIYRKPLVQEGGKPLLLIFRGMVGFIALLMFFYNISEISLAEAMTFSKTSTIFTAIFAYIFVKEKLAFKGWLGVFIGFIGILFITKFDGSSLDKTDWLGILCGVGAALAYTSIRELKKYYDSRAIVLSFMGIGTLGPLILMIISQFYTNPTFDFMLASFVMPKSEDWIYIVFLGLFATYAQIYMTKAYSCAKAGIIGTISYANIAFSIILGMILGDSFPDIWIVLGILLIVVSGFLVSLKKD is encoded by the coding sequence ATGAAAGAAGATGTCTCACTTGGTATAAAATATATGTTAATAGCTTCACTTCTTTTTGCTTTTATGGGTGCTAGTGCAAAAGAACTTAGTGACTCTATTAGCTCAGTTGAAGTGGTTTTTTTTAGAAATTTATTTGGAGTTGTTTTGATTTTATTTTCTATTTATAGAAAACCTTTAGTTCAAGAAGGAGGAAAACCATTACTTCTAATTTTTAGGGGAATGGTAGGTTTTATAGCACTTTTAATGTTTTTTTATAATATTTCAGAAATTTCATTGGCTGAAGCTATGACTTTTTCAAAAACTTCTACTATTTTCACTGCGATTTTTGCTTATATTTTTGTAAAAGAAAAATTAGCCTTTAAAGGTTGGCTTGGAGTATTTATAGGATTTATTGGTATTTTATTTATTACAAAATTTGATGGAAGTTCTTTAGATAAAACTGATTGGTTAGGAATTTTATGCGGAGTAGGTGCTGCTTTAGCATATACTTCTATTAGAGAACTTAAAAAATATTATGATAGTAGGGCAATAGTTTTATCCTTTATGGGAATTGGAACTTTAGGTCCATTAATTTTAATGATAATTTCACAATTTTATACAAATCCTACTTTTGATTTTATGTTGGCTTCTTTTGTAATGCCAAAGAGTGAAGATTGGATTTATATTGTTTTTTTGGGATTATTTGCAACATATGCACAAATTTATATGACAAAAGCCTATTCTTGTGCAAAAGCAGGAATTATTGGAACAATTTCATATGCAAATATTGCATTTTCTATAATTTTAGGTATGATTCTAGGTGATTCTTTTCCTGATATTTGGATTGTTTTAGGTATACTTTTAATAGTAGTGAGTGGATTTTTAGTTTCGTTAAAAAAGGATTAG
- the murA gene encoding UDP-N-acetylglucosamine 1-carboxyvinyltransferase — MKYLKIFGKKKLNGEISISGAKNAALPLLAATILAKNKIKIGNLPDVVDINTLLKLLEKLGSSYEKNKNEILIETSKINNTKATYDIVKTMRASILVLGPLLARFGHCEVSLPGGCAIGQRPVDLHLKALEQMGAKIEIKNGYIQATCENGLKGSKIVFDKVTVGGTENILMAASLATGKTTIINAAKEPEIVQLCEVLQKAGVQIEGVGTSKLVIEGTDGKLLEFKDFNIIPDRIEAGTYMCAAAITNSKLTIKNIIPLHLEAIISKLEQMNFEIIQAEDHLTILPTDEIKPVNIITSEYPGFPTDMQAQFMALATQANGVSTIDERLFENRFMHVSELLRLGADIHLNGNMATIIGTPNKLNGTDVMATDLRASSALVLAALVAQGETNIHRIYHLDRGYEDLEGKLSQIGVDIKRYDE, encoded by the coding sequence ATGAAATATTTAAAAATTTTCGGTAAAAAGAAATTAAATGGAGAAATCTCTATTTCAGGTGCTAAAAATGCTGCTTTACCTCTACTTGCTGCAACAATCTTAGCAAAAAACAAAATAAAAATAGGTAACCTACCTGATGTTGTAGATATAAATACTTTATTAAAACTTTTAGAAAAACTTGGTAGTTCTTATGAAAAAAATAAAAATGAAATATTAATAGAAACTTCAAAAATAAATAATACAAAAGCAACTTATGATATTGTAAAAACTATGAGAGCTTCAATTTTAGTTTTAGGACCATTACTTGCTAGATTTGGTCATTGTGAGGTTTCTCTTCCTGGTGGCTGTGCTATTGGACAAAGACCTGTTGATTTACACTTAAAAGCTTTAGAGCAAATGGGTGCTAAAATTGAAATTAAAAATGGATATATTCAAGCAACTTGTGAAAATGGATTAAAAGGTTCTAAAATTGTATTTGATAAAGTTACAGTTGGTGGAACAGAAAATATATTAATGGCAGCAAGTTTAGCCACAGGAAAAACTACAATTATAAATGCTGCAAAAGAACCTGAAATTGTACAACTTTGTGAAGTATTACAAAAAGCAGGTGTGCAAATAGAAGGTGTAGGAACTTCAAAGCTTGTAATTGAAGGTACTGATGGAAAACTTTTAGAGTTTAAAGATTTTAATATTATTCCAGATAGAATTGAAGCTGGAACATATATGTGTGCAGCAGCTATTACAAACTCAAAACTAACTATTAAAAATATAATTCCATTACATCTTGAAGCAATTATTTCTAAACTTGAACAAATGAATTTTGAGATTATTCAAGCAGAAGATCATCTTACTATTTTACCTACAGATGAAATAAAACCTGTAAATATTATTACTTCTGAATATCCAGGTTTTCCAACAGATATGCAAGCTCAATTTATGGCACTTGCAACACAAGCAAATGGTGTTAGCACTATTGATGAAAGGCTATTTGAAAATAGATTTATGCATGTTAGCGAATTATTAAGATTGGGTGCAGACATACATTTAAATGGAAATATGGCAACTATTATTGGAACACCTAATAAATTAAATGGTACAGATGTAATGGCTACTGATTTAAGAGCTTCTTCTGCACTTGTTCTTGCTGCACTTGTTGCGCAAGGGGAGACAAATATTCATAGAATTTATCATTTAGATAGAGGATATGAAGATCTAGAAGGCAAACTTAGTCAAATTGGTGTTGATATAAAAAGATATGATGAATAA
- a CDS encoding HNH endonuclease produces MRLEADFIITGTLIILLLVPLYIYRKKVFKFLYRKGDFKSFFNDVKNYLNSEYPNIPFDYTLNSRIKEEKDIKIKQTLLVEDLVSQFTEYEYTIQTQNSINKELLWSTYDQNCKPLKDKLPSDWPKRKEFTFKRDKEQCKRCGHKVKLYDAYISFIKPISEGGGYNFENLITLCVDCNKIINKTSSKNSLIEEHLMKKVTHH; encoded by the coding sequence ATGAGACTTGAAGCTGACTTTATAATAACAGGAACTTTAATAATTTTATTATTGGTTCCTTTATATATTTATAGAAAAAAAGTATTTAAATTTTTATATAGAAAAGGTGATTTTAAAAGCTTTTTTAATGATGTAAAAAACTATTTAAATTCTGAATATCCTAATATACCTTTTGATTATACTTTGAATAGTAGAATAAAAGAGGAAAAGGATATTAAAATAAAACAAACTTTACTTGTGGAAGATCTTGTATCTCAATTTACTGAGTATGAATATACAATTCAAACTCAAAACTCAATAAATAAAGAGCTTTTATGGAGCACTTACGATCAAAATTGCAAGCCTTTAAAAGATAAACTTCCAAGTGATTGGCCAAAAAGAAAAGAGTTTACTTTTAAAAGAGATAAAGAACAATGTAAAAGATGTGGACATAAAGTAAAATTATATGATGCTTATATTTCTTTTATAAAACCTATTTCAGAAGGTGGAGGATATAATTTTGAAAATCTAATTACTCTTTGTGTAGATTGCAATAAAATTATTAATAAAACCTCATCAAAAAACTCTTTAATTGAAGAACATCTTATGAAAAAAGTAACCCATCATTAA
- a CDS encoding type II secretion system protein GspD — MGKFIFILIFLTSFIYASSKVNFRNLQLKEFIYICSKILNKNILLNSQIEGEIDFISNKELTKEELFELLKYTLKTNGYSLVDKNGILYIEKYKKKDEIGYKYLVLKSSDINNYYKKIKQIQEKFYKNLTITKFNSSNSLLILGEVNELKEFSSYIKNLDIKEEKNITEIISLKNIEVKILNSIIEKFIKEKHIENIFFSMEVESNSFILSGKDSSLKIIKELIQKLDKNEPQVYLKAKIVELNSNLVNEVGIRYNLISAKTTNAGIYSLVASLNKIEAIPFDIKKIGLTLPTLNSSLALGATLSLLHQNYALDIVSEPSILSLNNQTSSIYIGESISLKTSSQTTTGGNTSYSYERKDVGLKLEVKPRVANDNKIRLKINTILENVKNTITNNQPDTTKKSITSTVIVSNGESVILGGLIENKKEKIDESIPFFSLLPILGEFFKYKNSKNIKKNLVVIITPYIVPKDKDLTYLRNELSKLEELENDYLEKKLKMQKTNKYKQEHKKMVKEMFNL, encoded by the coding sequence ATGGGAAAGTTTATATTTATTTTAATTTTTCTTACTTCTTTTATTTATGCAAGTTCAAAAGTAAACTTTAGAAATTTACAACTAAAAGAGTTTATTTATATTTGCTCAAAGATATTAAATAAAAATATTTTATTAAATAGTCAAATTGAAGGAGAAATTGATTTTATTTCAAATAAAGAACTAACAAAAGAAGAACTTTTTGAGCTATTAAAATATACTTTAAAAACAAATGGTTATAGTTTAGTTGATAAAAATGGAATTTTGTATATTGAAAAATATAAGAAAAAAGATGAAATAGGATATAAATACCTAGTTTTAAAAAGTTCAGATATTAATAACTATTATAAAAAAATAAAACAAATTCAAGAAAAATTTTATAAAAATTTAACAATAACCAAATTTAACTCTTCAAATAGTTTATTAATCCTTGGTGAAGTAAATGAACTTAAGGAGTTTAGCTCTTATATTAAGAATCTTGATATAAAAGAAGAAAAAAATATTACTGAAATTATCTCTTTAAAAAATATAGAAGTAAAGATTTTAAATAGTATTATAGAAAAATTTATAAAAGAAAAACATATAGAAAATATATTTTTTTCAATGGAAGTTGAATCAAACTCTTTTATTTTATCAGGGAAAGACTCCTCTTTAAAAATAATAAAAGAGTTAATACAAAAACTTGATAAAAATGAACCCCAAGTATATCTTAAAGCAAAAATTGTTGAATTAAATAGTAATTTAGTAAATGAAGTAGGGATAAGATATAACCTAATTTCTGCAAAAACAACAAATGCAGGAATCTATTCTTTGGTTGCTTCTTTAAATAAAATAGAAGCAATACCTTTTGATATAAAAAAAATAGGTTTAACTCTTCCAACTTTAAACTCTTCACTTGCTTTAGGTGCAACTTTATCATTATTGCATCAAAATTATGCTTTAGATATAGTTTCAGAACCTTCAATTTTAAGTTTAAATAATCAAACAAGCTCTATTTATATAGGTGAAAGTATCTCTTTGAAAACTTCTTCTCAAACAACAACCGGAGGAAATACTTCTTATTCCTATGAAAGAAAAGATGTGGGATTAAAGCTAGAAGTTAAACCAAGAGTTGCAAATGATAATAAAATACGATTAAAAATAAATACCATTTTAGAAAATGTAAAAAATACAATAACAAATAATCAACCAGATACTACTAAAAAAAGTATAACTTCAACAGTAATAGTTTCAAATGGAGAAAGTGTTATTTTAGGAGGATTAATAGAAAATAAAAAGGAAAAAATAGATGAAAGTATTCCTTTTTTCTCTTTATTACCAATTTTGGGAGAGTTTTTTAAATATAAAAATAGTAAAAATATAAAGAAAAATCTAGTTGTTATTATAACTCCATATATTGTTCCAAAAGATAAAGATTTAACATATTTAAGAAATGAACTTTCAAAATTAGAAGAGTTAGAAAATGATTATTTAGAAAAAAAACTTAAAATGCAAAAAACAAATAAATATAAACAAGAACATAAAAAAATGGTTAAAGAGATGTTTAACCTTTAA
- a CDS encoding YigZ family protein yields the protein MKYVKEQFNETFEEKKSKFIAYLFPYKDFDKEMKRLKEEHPKARHHVYAYRYLNDFEQIVENSSDDGEPKGTSGKPSLNVLAGHELINTAVIIVRYFGGIKLGTGGLVRAYSDAVNKVIEKSILFSYEKLLKKFINCEYSDLSKVEYLLNQNEIEIINKEFTTSINLILEATEEKFLKLLEQLPRNILINNY from the coding sequence TTGAAATATGTAAAAGAACAATTTAATGAAACTTTTGAAGAAAAAAAGTCAAAATTTATTGCATACTTATTTCCTTATAAGGATTTTGATAAGGAAATGAAAAGATTAAAAGAAGAACATCCAAAAGCAAGACATCATGTATATGCTTATAGATATTTAAATGACTTTGAACAAATAGTAGAAAATAGTAGTGATGATGGTGAACCTAAAGGAACAAGTGGAAAACCTTCTTTAAATGTATTAGCTGGACATGAATTAATAAATACAGCAGTAATAATTGTAAGATACTTTGGTGGAATAAAACTAGGAACTGGTGGTTTAGTTAGGGCATATAGTGATGCAGTTAATAAAGTTATAGAAAAGAGTATTTTATTTTCATATGAAAAACTATTAAAAAAATTTATAAATTGTGAATATAGTGATTTATCAAAAGTGGAATATTTATTAAATCAAAATGAGATTGAAATAATAAATAAAGAGTTTACAACTTCAATTAATCTAATTTTAGAAGCAACAGAAGAAAAATTTTTAAAATTACTAGAACAATTACCAAGAAATATATTAATAAATAATTATTAA
- the tlyA gene encoding 23S rRNA (cytidine-2'-O)-methyltransferase TlyA, whose translation MRLDLYLTQNYDIQSRNKACELIKANKIQINGKIICKPSYLVQQDDLIDILEDDFYVSRAAYKLKYFLEELSLELINKQALDIGSSTGGFTQILLQNNVKSVTCVDVGSNQLHEKIKNDNRINFYENTDIRNFRVQEAFDIVTCDVSFISILNILNDIDTLARKDIIILFKPQFEVGKEVKRDKKGVVKDTKAIALARENFLAFTKKLNWNLNYSSYSKLQGKDGNEEELFYFSK comes from the coding sequence ATGAGATTAGATCTATACCTTACACAAAATTATGATATTCAAAGCAGGAATAAAGCTTGTGAATTAATTAAAGCCAATAAGATTCAAATTAATGGCAAAATTATTTGTAAACCTTCATACCTTGTACAACAAGATGACTTAATAGATATTTTAGAAGATGATTTTTATGTAAGTCGAGCAGCTTATAAACTAAAATATTTTTTAGAAGAATTATCTTTAGAGTTAATAAATAAGCAAGCATTAGATATTGGAAGTAGTACGGGTGGATTTACACAAATTCTTTTGCAAAACAATGTGAAAAGTGTAACTTGCGTTGATGTTGGTTCTAATCAATTACATGAAAAAATAAAAAATGATAATAGAATAAATTTTTATGAAAATACTGATATAAGAAATTTTAGAGTTCAAGAAGCCTTTGATATTGTAACTTGCGATGTCTCTTTTATCTCAATATTAAATATTTTAAATGATATAGATACTTTGGCAAGAAAAGATATTATTATTCTTTTTAAACCTCAATTTGAAGTTGGTAAAGAAGTAAAAAGAGATAAAAAAGGTGTAGTAAAAGATACTAAAGCAATAGCACTAGCTAGGGAAAATTTTTTAGCCTTTACGAAAAAATTAAATTGGAATTTAAATTATAGTTCTTATAGTAAACTACAAGGAAAAGATGGAAATGAAGAAGAATTATTCTACTTTAGTAAATAA
- a CDS encoding bifunctional riboflavin kinase/FAD synthetase, giving the protein MKKNYSTLVNKKEITSIAIGGFDGMHIAHQKLFEKLDKNGAVVAIESGYTNITPKSFRQEYTNFPVYYYILENIRHLDGESFVKLLKEEFPNLKKIVVGFDFYFGKNRKYSAQNLLGLFKGEVVIIDEICNNNVAIHSRYIREFIKEGNIKKANCFLGREYKIAGAQVKGQGLGKTDFVPTINLIVEDFLLPNEGVYITKTILKDEEFNSITFLGHRVTTDGSYAIETHILNKNIEDFKGKVEIKFIDKLRENKKFNSFEELKNQINKDIAQAENYFNTNK; this is encoded by the coding sequence ATGAAGAAGAATTATTCTACTTTAGTAAATAAAAAAGAGATTACTTCCATTGCAATAGGTGGATTTGATGGAATGCATATAGCACATCAAAAACTATTTGAAAAACTTGATAAAAATGGTGCTGTTGTTGCTATTGAATCAGGATATACAAATATTACACCAAAAAGTTTTAGACAAGAATATACTAATTTTCCAGTTTATTACTACATATTGGAAAATATTAGACATTTAGATGGAGAAAGTTTTGTTAAACTTTTAAAAGAAGAATTTCCAAATCTAAAAAAAATAGTTGTTGGATTTGATTTTTATTTTGGAAAAAATAGAAAATATAGTGCTCAAAATCTTCTTGGACTTTTTAAAGGTGAAGTGGTAATAATAGATGAGATTTGTAATAATAATGTGGCCATTCATTCAAGATACATTAGAGAATTTATAAAAGAAGGAAATATAAAAAAAGCAAATTGCTTTTTAGGTAGAGAGTATAAAATAGCAGGCGCACAAGTAAAAGGACAAGGTTTAGGTAAAACTGATTTTGTTCCTACAATAAATCTAATTGTTGAAGATTTTCTTTTACCAAATGAAGGTGTTTATATTACAAAAACTATTTTAAAAGATGAAGAATTTAATTCTATTACTTTTTTAGGGCATAGAGTAACAACAGACGGAAGTTATGCTATTGAAACTCATATTTTAAATAAAAATATTGAAGATTTTAAAGGAAAAGTTGAAATTAAATTTATAGATAAATTAAGGGAAAATAAAAAATTTAATAGTTTTGAAGAGTTGAAAAATCAAATCAATAAAGATATAGCGCAAGCTGAAAACTATTTTAATACAAATAAATAG
- a CDS encoding transposase, translating into MNSTNSTFFKYPKTIQTLIYTTNPIESLNSNIKRKTKSKGSFPTVDSAFKLLYLATQEVQEKWKNSRIRNWSEVYPQLSIFFSEIMEKYTK; encoded by the coding sequence ATAAATAGTACAAACTCTACTTTTTTTAAATATCCTAAAACTATTCAGACTTTAATTTATACAACGAATCCAATCGAATCATTAAATTCAAATATTAAAAGGAAGACAAAGTCTAAAGGTTCATTTCCAACAGTTGATTCAGCATTTAAACTATTATACTTAGCAACACAGGAGGTTCAAGAGAAATGGAAAAATTCTAGGATTAGAAATTGGAGTGAGGTTTATCCTCAACTTAGCATATTTTTCAGTGAAATTATGGAAAAATATACTAAGTAA